One window of Xanthomonas sp. 10-10 genomic DNA carries:
- the hrcA gene encoding heat-inducible transcriptional repressor HrcA, which yields MLDPRARQLLRTLIARYIRDGEPVGSKTLAQHAGLDVSPATIRNILADLEDVGLLSSPHTSAGRVPTAHGYRVFVDSLVQMQPPGEEEVRRLRAELASGNGTQSLLGSASQMLSAMSHFVGVVSAPRRAQFAFRHIDFVPLDARRVLAILVFADNEVQNRVIEPRRAYEPAELERVANYLNAQFAGRALSDIRASLLRELRMAKNEMEQLLAHSVDLASEALVPADADDMVMAGQTRLMGVQDLSDLDRLRELFEAFASKREILQLLERTIQAPGVRIFIGEETGMVSLDDVSLVTAPYAANGQVLGVLGVIGPKRMAYDRVIPLVQTAAQVLGAAMEPPDRR from the coding sequence ATGCTCGACCCCCGCGCCCGCCAGCTGCTGCGCACCTTGATCGCGCGCTACATCCGCGACGGCGAGCCGGTGGGCTCGAAAACCCTGGCCCAGCATGCCGGGCTGGATGTAAGCCCGGCCACCATCCGCAACATCCTGGCCGACCTGGAGGACGTGGGGCTGCTCAGTTCCCCGCATACCTCGGCCGGGCGGGTGCCTACCGCGCATGGCTACCGGGTGTTCGTCGACAGCCTGGTGCAGATGCAGCCGCCGGGCGAAGAAGAAGTGCGGCGCCTGCGCGCGGAGCTGGCCAGCGGCAATGGCACCCAGTCGCTGCTGGGCAGCGCCTCGCAGATGCTGTCGGCGATGAGCCACTTCGTGGGTGTGGTGAGCGCGCCGCGGCGCGCGCAGTTTGCGTTCCGGCATATCGATTTCGTGCCTCTGGACGCGCGCCGGGTGCTGGCGATCCTGGTGTTTGCCGACAACGAAGTGCAGAACCGGGTGATCGAGCCGCGCCGCGCCTACGAGCCGGCCGAGCTGGAGCGGGTGGCCAATTATCTCAATGCACAGTTCGCCGGGCGCGCGCTGTCGGACATCCGCGCCAGCCTGCTGCGCGAACTGCGGATGGCCAAGAACGAGATGGAGCAGCTGCTGGCGCACAGCGTGGACCTGGCCAGCGAGGCGCTGGTGCCGGCCGATGCCGACGACATGGTGATGGCCGGGCAGACCCGGCTGATGGGCGTGCAGGACCTGTCGGACCTGGACCGGCTGCGCGAGCTGTTCGAGGCCTTCGCCAGCAAGCGCGAAATCCTGCAATTGCTCGAACGCACCATCCAGGCGCCGGGCGTGCGCATCTTCATCGGCGAGGAAACCGGCATGGTGTCGCTGGACGATGTCTCGTTGGTCACCGCGCCGTATGCCGCCAATGGCCAGGTGCTGGGCGTGCTGGGCGTGATCGGGCCCAAACGTATGGCCTACGACCGGGTGATCCCACTGGTGCAGACCGCCGCCCAGGTGCTGGGCGCGGCGATGGAGCCGCCCGACAGGCGATAA
- a CDS encoding type II toxin-antitoxin system RatA family toxin: MPTIRRSALVEHSASRMFDLVNDVAAYPRRFGWCDAAHVLEQDDAHIVARLDLGLGSFRTWFTTENMLERPERIVMHLRDGPFKRLEGLWEFQSLGDNACKVSLTLEVETSSRLLGPALALGFQGLADRMVNDFVRVADRGDV, encoded by the coding sequence ATGCCTACCATCCGTCGCAGCGCACTGGTCGAACACAGCGCCTCCCGCATGTTCGATCTGGTCAATGATGTCGCCGCCTATCCGCGCCGCTTCGGCTGGTGCGACGCTGCCCATGTGCTGGAGCAGGACGATGCGCATATCGTGGCGCGCCTGGACCTGGGGCTGGGCTCGTTCCGCACCTGGTTCACCACCGAGAACATGCTCGAGCGGCCCGAACGCATCGTGATGCATCTGCGCGACGGCCCGTTCAAGCGCCTGGAAGGCCTGTGGGAGTTTCAATCGCTGGGCGACAACGCGTGCAAGGTGAGCCTGACCCTCGAGGTGGAAACCAGCTCGCGCTTGCTGGGGCCGGCATTGGCGCTGGGCTTCCAGGGCCTGGCCGATCGCATGGTCAACGATTTCGTGCGGGTCGCCGATCGCGGCGACGTGTGA
- the recN gene encoding DNA repair protein RecN, producing the protein MLRHLSIKDFAVVRATELEFGPGMTVVSGETGAGKSLMVDALGFLSGLRADSGVVRHGADRAELSAEFQLPAEHPGLAWLADNELDDESQCQLRRIIRADGGSRAWINGRPVTSSQLAELASRLVEIHGQHEHQALMARNSQLALLDAYARNSAQREQVRQASQRWQALLDERDALSAQGDVSDRIGFLEHQLGELEREDLDPAAIAALDVNHRRQAHATALIGACDSVAQQLNGDDGACALGLLQDSRHDLARVAEHEPRLGEVDALLDSAVIQIEEALALLDRVRDDLDADPAQFEAMERRLGRLHDLARKHRVTPDELAAHRDRMSQEVESLRGADERLQQLDKHIESATGVWRSAAGVLSDSRKTAAEALSTATTTLIGELGMGGGQFLIQLQPQDTLRPDPNGAERVEFLVAANAGQPPRPLRKVASGGELSRISLAIEVAALGLDSVPTMVFDEVDSGIGGAVADIVGQKLRALGEERQVLCVTHLPQVAAKGHAHYRVSKAPVDGMTQSAVELLGPQARQEELARMLGGVEVSKEARAAARKLLQSA; encoded by the coding sequence ATGCTCAGACACCTCTCAATCAAGGATTTCGCCGTTGTCCGCGCCACCGAGCTCGAATTCGGCCCGGGCATGACCGTGGTGTCGGGCGAAACCGGCGCCGGCAAGTCGCTGATGGTGGACGCGCTGGGCTTTCTGTCCGGCCTGCGCGCCGACAGCGGTGTGGTGCGCCATGGCGCCGACCGCGCAGAACTGTCGGCCGAATTCCAGTTGCCGGCCGAGCACCCCGGCCTGGCCTGGCTGGCCGACAACGAGCTCGATGACGAGTCCCAATGCCAGCTGCGCCGCATCATCCGTGCCGACGGCGGCTCGCGCGCCTGGATCAACGGCCGCCCGGTGACCTCCTCGCAGCTGGCCGAGCTGGCATCAAGGCTAGTGGAAATCCACGGCCAGCATGAGCACCAGGCCCTGATGGCCCGCAACAGCCAGCTCGCCCTGCTCGACGCCTACGCCCGCAACAGCGCCCAGCGCGAGCAGGTGCGCCAGGCCAGCCAGCGCTGGCAGGCGCTGCTGGACGAGCGCGACGCGCTGTCCGCGCAGGGTGACGTCTCCGACCGCATCGGCTTTCTCGAGCATCAACTGGGCGAACTGGAACGCGAGGACCTGGACCCGGCAGCGATCGCCGCGCTGGACGTCAATCACCGGCGCCAGGCGCACGCCACCGCACTGATCGGCGCCTGCGACAGCGTGGCCCAGCAGCTCAACGGCGACGATGGCGCCTGCGCGCTGGGCCTGCTGCAGGACAGCCGCCACGACCTGGCCCGCGTCGCCGAACACGAACCACGCCTGGGCGAGGTGGACGCACTGCTGGACAGCGCCGTGATCCAGATCGAAGAGGCGCTGGCGCTGCTCGACCGCGTGCGCGACGACCTGGACGCCGACCCGGCCCAGTTCGAGGCGATGGAGCGCCGTCTCGGCCGCCTGCACGACCTGGCCCGCAAGCACCGCGTCACCCCGGACGAACTGGCCGCCCATCGCGACCGCATGAGCCAGGAAGTGGAGAGCCTGCGCGGCGCCGACGAGCGCCTGCAGCAGCTGGACAAGCATATCGAGTCCGCCACCGGCGTCTGGCGCAGCGCGGCCGGGGTGCTCAGCGACAGTCGCAAGACCGCCGCCGAGGCCTTGTCCACCGCCACCACCACGCTGATCGGCGAGCTGGGCATGGGCGGCGGGCAATTCCTGATCCAGCTGCAGCCGCAGGACACGTTGCGCCCCGACCCCAATGGCGCCGAGCGGGTGGAATTTTTGGTCGCCGCCAACGCCGGGCAGCCGCCGCGCCCCTTGCGCAAGGTCGCCTCCGGCGGCGAGCTGTCGCGGATTTCGCTGGCGATCGAAGTGGCTGCGCTCGGCCTGGACAGCGTGCCGACCATGGTCTTCGACGAAGTGGATTCGGGCATCGGCGGCGCGGTGGCCGACATCGTCGGGCAGAAGCTGCGCGCGCTGGGCGAGGAACGCCAGGTGTTGTGCGTGACCCACCTGCCACAGGTCGCGGCCAAGGGCCATGCGCACTACCGGGTCAGCAAGGCACCGGTGGACGGCATGACCCAGAGCGCGGTCGAACTGCTCGGCCCGCAGGCACGCCAGGAAGAACTGGCGCGGATGCTCGGCGGCGTGGAAGTCAGCAAGGAAGCCCGCGCGGCGGCGCGCAAGTTGCTGCAGAGCGCCTGA
- the bamE gene encoding outer membrane protein assembly factor BamE codes for MRNLLLVAAVALSTAGCGIIYKQPIYQGNLIKQNAVEQLQVGQSKQQVSALLGTPSIPDPFHAQRWDYTSTQRVDRLARTEIKNFTVFFENDQVARWEGDYFPSQDEQLAKSAPKQFGRNLARDKKKQRGR; via the coding sequence ATGCGCAATCTCCTGCTGGTCGCCGCCGTTGCTCTTTCCACCGCTGGCTGCGGCATCATCTACAAGCAGCCGATCTACCAGGGCAATCTGATCAAACAGAACGCCGTGGAGCAACTGCAGGTAGGCCAGAGCAAGCAGCAGGTCAGCGCGTTGCTGGGTACTCCGTCGATTCCGGACCCGTTCCATGCGCAGCGTTGGGACTACACGTCCACTCAGCGCGTCGACCGTCTGGCGCGTACTGAAATCAAGAATTTCACCGTGTTCTTCGAGAACGATCAGGTGGCGCGCTGGGAAGGCGACTACTTCCCGTCGCAGGACGAGCAGCTGGCCAAGTCGGCCCCCAAGCAGTTTGGCCGCAACCTGGCACGCGACAAGAAGAAGCAGCGCGGCCGTTGA
- the grpE gene encoding nucleotide exchange factor GrpE — protein MNQDHPEFDSEDLSQNPPETDPLKAEIESLRSEIALVKADALRERADLENQRKRIARDVENARKFANEKLLGELLPVFDSLDAGLTAAGSQPSPLRDGLDMTYKQLLKVAADNGLTLLDPVGQPFNPDQHQAISQGEAEGIAPGHVVQVFQKGYLLNERLLRPALVVVAKHD, from the coding sequence ATGAACCAAGACCACCCCGAATTCGACTCCGAAGACCTGTCCCAGAACCCACCCGAGACCGATCCGCTCAAGGCCGAGATCGAGTCGCTGCGCAGCGAGATCGCGCTGGTCAAGGCCGATGCCCTGCGCGAGCGGGCCGATCTGGAAAACCAGCGCAAGCGCATCGCGCGCGACGTCGAAAACGCTCGTAAGTTCGCCAACGAGAAGCTGCTGGGCGAGCTGCTGCCGGTGTTCGACAGCCTGGATGCCGGGCTCACCGCGGCCGGCAGCCAACCCAGCCCGCTGCGCGATGGCCTGGACATGACCTACAAGCAATTGCTCAAGGTCGCCGCCGACAACGGCCTGACCCTGCTCGACCCGGTCGGCCAGCCGTTCAACCCCGACCAGCACCAGGCGATCAGCCAGGGCGAGGCCGAGGGCATTGCGCCGGGCCATGTGGTGCAGGTGTTCCAGAAGGGCTACCTGCTCAACGAGCGCCTGCTGCGCCCGGCCCTGGTGGTCGTGGCCAAGCACGACTGA
- the fur gene encoding ferric iron uptake transcriptional regulator: METHDLRKVGLKVTHPRMRILELLEQKSNQHHLSAEDIYRQLLDHGDEIGLATVYRVLTQFEAAGLVLKHNFEGGQAVYELDRGGHHDHMVDVDTGHVIEFESEEIEALQRQIAAKHGYELEEHSLVLYVRKKRQR; encoded by the coding sequence ATGGAAACCCACGACCTGCGCAAAGTCGGGCTCAAGGTGACCCATCCGCGGATGCGGATCCTGGAGCTGCTCGAACAGAAGAGCAACCAGCACCACCTCAGCGCAGAAGACATCTATCGGCAGCTGCTCGACCACGGCGACGAGATCGGGCTGGCCACGGTGTACCGCGTGCTGACCCAGTTCGAGGCGGCCGGTCTGGTGCTCAAGCACAATTTCGAAGGCGGCCAGGCCGTGTACGAGCTGGACCGCGGCGGCCACCACGACCATATGGTCGATGTGGACACCGGCCACGTCATCGAATTCGAAAGCGAAGAGATCGAGGCGTTGCAGCGTCAGATCGCCGCCAAGCATGGCTACGAACTGGAAGAGCATTCGCTGGTGTTGTACGTGCGCAAGAAGCGCCAGCGCTGA
- a CDS encoding RnfH family protein, protein MQVEVILAWPDRYSAIVLYLPQGATVAEATAASGLCAEAPPAAIAIHGVVVRPDQVLRAGDRVELLRPLLLDPKEARRRRAAPAKKADTGS, encoded by the coding sequence GTGCAGGTCGAAGTCATCCTGGCCTGGCCGGATCGCTACAGCGCGATCGTGCTTTATCTGCCGCAGGGTGCCACCGTCGCCGAGGCAACCGCCGCATCCGGCCTCTGCGCAGAGGCCCCGCCCGCAGCGATCGCCATCCACGGTGTCGTGGTGCGCCCGGACCAGGTGCTGCGCGCCGGCGACCGGGTCGAGTTGCTCAGGCCGCTGCTGCTGGATCCGAAAGAAGCCCGTCGCCGTCGGGCTGCACCTGCGAAGAAAGCCGACACCGGCAGCTAG